The following proteins are co-located in the Desulfobacterales bacterium genome:
- a CDS encoding type II toxin-antitoxin system Phd/YefM family antitoxin yields MQIYTYSEARQKLAMILDQAENSGKVLIRRKDGRTFALVPEKIASSPLDVPSINAKITTQEIVDNIREGRER; encoded by the coding sequence ATGCAAATTTATACATATTCTGAAGCACGGCAAAAGCTGGCCATGATTCTTGACCAAGCGGAAAACTCAGGAAAAGTGCTAATACGAAGGAAAGACGGCAGGACCTTCGCATTGGTTCCGGAAAAAATCGCTTCTTCCCCCTTGGATGTGCCTTCTATTAATGCAAAAATTACCACTCAAGAAATAGTGGATAATATTCGAGAAGGAAGGGAAAGGTAG
- a CDS encoding carbonic anhydrase, whose product MSFCTVINCMDGRVQVPVISYLQDRFKADYVDSITEPGPNRVLAEDQNSAQVQSILDRLQISVEKHQSVGIAIVGHHDCAGNPAPKEKQLKHIEAAVTRIGRLYANVAVIGLWVDQDWVVHEFGDSQREHK is encoded by the coding sequence ATGAGTTTCTGTACAGTGATTAATTGCATGGACGGGCGCGTGCAGGTGCCGGTCATTAGCTATCTGCAGGACAGATTTAAAGCGGATTATGTGGATAGTATCACGGAGCCCGGGCCGAACCGCGTGCTCGCGGAAGATCAGAATTCGGCCCAGGTGCAGTCCATTCTTGATCGGCTGCAAATTTCGGTTGAAAAGCATCAATCCGTGGGTATTGCCATCGTGGGCCATCATGACTGTGCCGGCAATCCCGCCCCCAAAGAGAAGCAGCTAAAGCACATTGAAGCGGCGGTCACGCGGATTGGCCGGTTATATGCAAATGTTGCAGTAATCGGGTTGTGGGTGGATCAGGACTGGGTGGTCCATGAATTCGGCGATAGCCAGAGGGAGCATAAATGA
- a CDS encoding type II toxin-antitoxin system RelE/ParE family toxin, with product MIITFKSVGTGDIFDGVASQAARRCCPQSIWPVARRKLDQINRVRVIDELKVPPGNRLERLKGDRENQYSIRINQQYRICFIWEEGHAYEIEITDYH from the coding sequence ATGATAATAACCTTTAAGTCCGTTGGCACCGGGGATATTTTTGATGGTGTGGCATCGCAAGCAGCTCGAAGATGCTGCCCTCAATCTATTTGGCCGGTTGCGCGTCGGAAATTGGATCAAATCAACAGAGTTCGGGTGATCGATGAACTTAAAGTGCCTCCCGGAAATCGGTTGGAACGTTTGAAAGGCGACCGGGAGAATCAATACAGTATCCGCATTAATCAACAATATAGAATTTGTTTTATATGGGAGGAAGGCCATGCCTACGAGATCGAAATCACAGATTACCATTGA
- a CDS encoding DUF3592 domain-containing protein produces MNEKNRRILPPLILLVIGLVPWYYAVNAWTASRDLVAGTKAVQGVVVDYESGYESAPRKAPALLYYPVVEFTDQAGHTQRFTSKVGAGGELYDVGESISVRYDPLDRRPPIVASFLRLWAKATLFVLAGLPFVLLGGVRFFIAVSARS; encoded by the coding sequence ATGAACGAAAAAAACCGCCGCATTCTACCTCCTCTGATTCTTTTAGTTATCGGGCTGGTGCCTTGGTACTATGCTGTGAATGCATGGACAGCCTCTAGAGATTTAGTGGCTGGCACAAAGGCGGTTCAGGGTGTCGTCGTTGATTATGAATCCGGCTATGAATCGGCACCGCGAAAGGCTCCAGCGCTGCTGTACTACCCAGTTGTGGAGTTTACGGACCAGGCTGGTCATACGCAGCGCTTCACAAGCAAGGTTGGCGCAGGAGGAGAACTTTACGACGTTGGTGAAAGCATATCTGTTCGCTACGACCCACTTGATCGACGCCCACCAATCGTAGCCTCCTTCCTTCGGCTTTGGGCCAAGGCAACGCTGTTTGTTCTCGCTGGTCTGCCTTTTGTGCTGCTCGGAGGAGTTCGTTTCTTCATCGCGGTTTCGGCACGATCATGA
- a CDS encoding cation:proton antiporter: MENIPFLLFAGLILCAFFLVSFTSQRLRLPSVLIYIVLGTAVSSFFHDIEAIHTVAEVGIVLLFFILGLEFPLARMISISKKIWPAGLLDVALNLGGAMAVSLIFGLNFISAFIIGSVAYATSSSITAKMLEEKKRLASPEAEFILALLIFEDLVAPVLVSFIAGVNAGESLSPAFTGVLAAKILLLVAGAIIIGHYGFRRLNQFISRYIQHDFMPLLTVGVALAYAGLAISLGLSEILGAFLAGVMLSETGRSSELEHLILPVRDLTLPFFFFWFGTTIYFGEGVPYAPMMAVIVIWAIAGKIITAYAGSRLFGLRPKSSVRAGFSMVQRGEFSAIIASMAVPELRVFSGIYIVVTAFIGVYLFGRAPSIAAWHEKRRKKRTPSPK; encoded by the coding sequence GTGGAAAACATCCCTTTCCTGCTGTTTGCGGGCCTCATTCTGTGCGCGTTTTTTCTGGTAAGCTTTACCTCGCAGCGGCTCAGGCTTCCCTCGGTTCTGATCTACATCGTACTCGGGACGGCTGTATCGTCTTTTTTCCACGATATAGAGGCCATCCACACGGTTGCCGAGGTGGGCATCGTGCTTCTGTTTTTCATCCTGGGCCTGGAATTTCCCCTGGCCAGGATGATCAGTATCTCCAAAAAAATCTGGCCCGCCGGTCTGCTGGACGTGGCGCTGAACCTGGGCGGCGCCATGGCGGTTTCCCTGATTTTCGGCCTGAACTTTATTTCCGCATTTATTATCGGATCAGTGGCTTATGCCACCAGCTCGTCGATTACAGCCAAGATGCTTGAAGAAAAAAAGCGGCTGGCAAGCCCGGAGGCCGAGTTTATCCTTGCGCTGCTGATATTTGAAGACCTGGTGGCGCCGGTGCTGGTGTCCTTTATCGCCGGCGTAAATGCCGGCGAGTCGCTTTCCCCGGCGTTTACGGGGGTGCTGGCCGCAAAAATCCTTTTACTGGTTGCAGGCGCGATTATCATCGGCCATTACGGGTTCAGGCGGCTCAACCAGTTTATTTCCAGGTACATACAGCATGATTTCATGCCCCTTCTGACCGTGGGAGTGGCGCTTGCCTATGCCGGCCTGGCCATTTCCCTGGGACTTTCGGAAATACTGGGGGCGTTTCTGGCAGGGGTCATGCTCTCGGAGACCGGCCGGTCCTCGGAACTGGAACATCTCATTCTGCCCGTAAGGGATTTGACCCTGCCCTTTTTCTTCTTCTGGTTCGGAACCACCATCTATTTCGGCGAGGGAGTTCCCTACGCTCCCATGATGGCGGTGATTGTGATATGGGCGATCGCCGGCAAAATTATTACCGCCTATGCGGGAAGCCGCCTGTTCGGACTGAGGCCAAAGTCTTCGGTGCGGGCCGGTTTTTCCATGGTGCAGAGAGGCGAATTTTCCGCCATCATCGCCAGCATGGCCGTTCCGGAATTACGGGTTTTCAGCGGCATCTACATTGTCGTCACCGCCTTTATCGGCGTATACCTGTTCGGCCGGGCCCCTTCCATTGCCGCTTGGCATGAAAAACGGCGCAAAAAGCGGACTCCTTCCCCCAAATAA
- a CDS encoding type II toxin-antitoxin system RelE/ParE family toxin, producing the protein MTLLSWSVNIYYMIQSFRDKEAEKIFNRQFSAKLPKNIQGIARKKLVILDAAVDLNDLRVPPGNRLEALRGNRKGQHSIRINDQWRICFKWRNGSAYEVEITDYH; encoded by the coding sequence TTGACGTTATTATCGTGGAGCGTTAATATTTATTATATGATTCAATCTTTCCGGGACAAAGAAGCTGAGAAAATATTTAACAGGCAATTTTCAGCGAAATTGCCCAAAAATATTCAGGGCATAGCACGCAAAAAGCTTGTAATACTTGATGCTGCAGTGGATTTAAATGATTTACGAGTGCCTCCGGGTAATAGGTTAGAGGCATTAAGAGGCAACCGGAAAGGGCAGCACAGCATACGCATAAACGATCAATGGCGGATTTGTTTTAAATGGCGCAATGGCTCTGCGTATGAAGTTGAAATAACAGATTATCATTAG
- a CDS encoding BrnT family toxin: MSKRSDFDWDSKKDRQNQGKHGVSFALAQLAFLDTERVILEDLEHSENEKRFYCLGKVSDGIMTVRFTYRKNKIRIIGAGYWRKGKKIYERENQIH; encoded by the coding sequence ATGAGTAAACGATCTGATTTTGATTGGGATTCCAAAAAAGACAGGCAGAACCAGGGAAAACATGGAGTTTCTTTCGCCCTGGCACAGCTTGCTTTTTTGGACACTGAACGTGTTATCCTTGAAGACCTTGAGCACAGTGAAAATGAAAAACGGTTTTACTGTCTTGGCAAGGTCTCCGACGGGATAATGACGGTTCGGTTTACATACCGAAAGAACAAAATCAGAATAATCGGTGCCGGATATTGGCGGAAAGGAAAGAAAATCTATGAAAGAGAAAATCAAATACACTGA
- a CDS encoding helix-turn-helix transcriptional regulator encodes MSDLQKYINKRKVRDPGFAEGFDTGYEQFKIGVMLKQAREEAGLTQEQFAEKLHTKKSAISRIENHAEDIKLSTLENYARALGKKLHLKVA; translated from the coding sequence ATGAGCGATCTTCAAAAATATATAAATAAAAGAAAAGTGCGTGACCCAGGATTTGCAGAGGGCTTTGATACAGGATACGAACAATTTAAGATAGGAGTGATGCTTAAACAGGCCCGCGAAGAGGCAGGATTAACGCAAGAACAATTTGCTGAAAAATTACATACAAAAAAATCAGCCATTTCAAGAATTGAGAATCACGCGGAAGATATCAAGCTTTCGACGCTTGAAAATTACGCAAGAGCACTTGGTAAAAAGCTTCATCTGAAAGTCGCTTAA
- a CDS encoding CopG family transcriptional regulator, which produces MKEKIKYTDEPMGKVKVVSDFLPSPEELALKDETVKVTITLSKTSVDFFKKEAKKYNTQYQKMIRRLLDEYTAHQ; this is translated from the coding sequence ATGAAAGAGAAAATCAAATACACTGACGAACCAATGGGAAAAGTTAAGGTCGTCTCTGACTTTCTTCCATCCCCGGAAGAACTCGCTTTAAAGGATGAAACCGTCAAGGTTACAATTACGCTAAGCAAAACGAGTGTGGACTTTTTTAAGAAAGAAGCAAAAAAATATAATACGCAATATCAAAAAATGATTCGCAGGCTTCTGGATGAATATACTGCCCATCAATAA
- a CDS encoding NAD-binding protein, translated as MKFLGSQLSELLSQQQTRRNLKALLKYVVFLIAVVLIYAVVFQWIMIAVEKEEHSFVTGIYWALTVMSTLGFGDITFHSDIGRAFSIVVLMSGIVLLLIVLPFAFIRYFYAPWLEAQLRHRVPRAVPGNTAGHVIICRYDTVVRVLIRKLKALGIPFFVLEPDATEAVSLYEDGLPVITGEIDNQTTYKAVRVTDARMVLANGEDAANTNITLTVRELTAKVPIVAIAENVDSVDLLELAGATHVLPLKQMLGEHLAYRVTAQHATVHVIGTFKDLLIAEFPVQNTPLAGRIIRETNLRQITGVSVVGIWERGRLLPAKPDTMLSELSVPVIVGTSEQIAEVESFLVIYNVNYNPVLIIGCGNVGYAVARALKQKGIAFHVVERDEALRERTAAIASELFIGDAADRSVLMRAGLAEAPSVVITTNDDAMNIYLTVYCRRLNPDLRIVSRITHERNLEAIHRAGADFVLSYDSIGAESVLSYLQERELIVIGEGIDLFVVKVPKTLAGKRLGEARIGSEIGLTVIAIQKDEQIITNPPTDAVLEPSSELLMVGSTEQRDAFISRFCG; from the coding sequence ATGAAATTTTTGGGTAGTCAGCTATCTGAACTTCTCAGCCAGCAGCAGACCCGCAGGAATCTGAAGGCACTACTCAAGTATGTGGTCTTTCTCATCGCGGTGGTCCTTATTTACGCGGTTGTTTTTCAATGGATCATGATCGCCGTTGAAAAAGAGGAACATTCGTTTGTTACGGGTATTTACTGGGCGCTTACCGTAATGAGCACGCTGGGCTTCGGCGACATTACTTTTCACAGCGATATCGGACGCGCCTTCAGCATTGTGGTGCTGATGTCCGGGATCGTTCTCCTTTTGATTGTGCTCCCGTTTGCCTTTATCCGGTATTTCTACGCGCCCTGGCTGGAGGCCCAGCTCCGCCATCGGGTGCCCCGCGCGGTTCCCGGCAATACCGCCGGGCACGTAATCATCTGCCGATACGATACCGTGGTGCGGGTTCTCATCAGAAAGCTTAAGGCCCTCGGTATCCCTTTTTTCGTTCTCGAACCGGATGCCACAGAGGCGGTAAGCCTTTACGAAGACGGGCTCCCCGTTATTACCGGGGAGATTGACAATCAGACGACCTATAAGGCGGTCCGCGTCACCGATGCGCGGATGGTGCTTGCCAATGGGGAAGATGCCGCCAATACAAATATCACGCTGACGGTGCGGGAGCTAACGGCGAAGGTCCCGATTGTCGCTATTGCCGAAAATGTCGATTCCGTGGATCTTCTGGAACTGGCCGGAGCGACCCACGTGCTGCCGCTGAAACAAATGCTGGGCGAGCACCTGGCGTACCGCGTCACGGCGCAGCACGCCACAGTGCATGTGATCGGCACTTTCAAGGACCTGCTCATTGCCGAGTTTCCGGTACAGAACACCCCTTTGGCGGGGCGCATAATCCGGGAAACGAATCTTCGGCAAATAACCGGTGTCAGTGTGGTGGGGATCTGGGAGCGCGGACGCCTGTTGCCGGCCAAGCCGGATACCATGCTGTCGGAATTGAGCGTGCCGGTGATTGTGGGGACCTCCGAGCAGATCGCCGAAGTCGAATCTTTCCTGGTGATTTACAATGTCAATTACAATCCGGTGCTCATCATCGGCTGCGGCAACGTCGGATATGCGGTTGCGCGGGCCCTGAAGCAAAAGGGAATCGCCTTTCATGTGGTCGAGCGCGATGAAGCGCTCAGGGAGCGGACCGCGGCCATTGCCAGCGAGTTGTTCATCGGGGATGCCGCAGACCGTAGTGTCCTTATGCGTGCGGGTCTGGCAGAGGCCCCATCGGTTGTCATTACGACCAACGACGATGCCATGAATATCTACCTGACCGTATACTGCCGGCGGCTGAATCCCGATCTTCGCATTGTCAGCCGCATTACCCATGAACGAAATCTCGAAGCCATCCACCGGGCCGGCGCGGATTTCGTCCTGAGCTACGACTCCATCGGGGCGGAATCCGTGCTTTCCTATTTGCAGGAACGGGAATTGATCGTCATAGGGGAAGGAATTGACCTGTTTGTCGTTAAAGTTCCCAAAACCCTGGCAGGCAAGCGCCTGGGGGAAGCCCGTATCGGCTCCGAGATCGGACTGACCGTGATCGCGATCCAGAAAGACGAGCAGATCATTACGAATCCGCCCACGGATGCCGTGCTCGAGCCAAGCAGCGAACTCCTTATGGTCGGAAGCACCGAGCAGCGCGATGCGTTTATATCCCGGTTCTGCGGCTGA
- a CDS encoding BrnA antitoxin family protein produces the protein MKAKYDFSKGKRGAVLPQEGNKVRITIRLDRDIVDWFRSKVEEQGGGNYQSMLNDALRKHIEHEGQPLEEVLRRVVREEIRSSQ, from the coding sequence ATGAAAGCGAAATATGATTTTAGCAAAGGCAAGCGTGGTGCCGTCCTCCCTCAAGAGGGGAATAAGGTTCGGATAACTATCAGACTTGACCGTGACATTGTCGATTGGTTCCGTTCCAAAGTTGAGGAACAAGGCGGGGGGAACTACCAGTCAATGCTTAATGACGCTCTTAGAAAGCACATCGAGCATGAAGGCCAACCCCTTGAAGAGGTTCTTCGCCGTGTTGTACGGGAGGAGATACGCTCATCCCAGTAA
- a CDS encoding DEAD/DEAH box helicase family protein yields MNEAETRAELIDPALRDAGWGVLDGSRVRREVIAPGRLQGAGKRARPDIADYVLMYQGQKLAVLEAKRRDLPDTEGLSQAKRYAELLQARFAFATNGDGLYRVDMHTGAEGYLDAYPTPDELWAETFAGSNLWRERFGQVPFEDRGGFWQARYYQHNAINKVLEAIAAGQDRILLTLATGTGKTAIAFQIAWKLFHARWSLAARKSGAPGRRPRVLFLADRNNLADQAFNDFSAFAEDALVRIDPEIIRKKGRVPKNGNIFFTIFQTFMTGRDADGLPSPSFGDYPADFFDFIVIDECHRGGANDESNWRGILEYFSPAVQLGLTATPKRQHNVDTYAYFGEPVYVYSLKDGINDGFLTPFKVKQIATTLDDYVYTPDDQVIEGEIESGRRYTEDDFNRVIEIREREGYRVRLFMDQIDPREKTLVFCATQAHALAVRDLINQFKASRDPCYCVRVTANDGKEGDRFLAMFRDNEKTIPTILTTSQKLSTGVDARNVRNIVLMRPVNTMIEFKQIIGRGTRLFEGKDYFTIYDFVKAYEHFSDPEWDGEPLPPEPCPRCGNIPCTCTKEPREPCQVCGQIPCICEKEPPEPCPVCGKRPCICGKNRKVKVKLADGKERTIQHISATTFWSPDGKPMSAAQFIEQLFGDLPELFKDEDELRALWSRPDTRKALLDGLAEKGYGTEQLREIGKLIEAENSDLYDVLAYIAFALPPVTRAERVETRRAEIFKGRDYRQQEFLNFVLGHYVARGVEELDTAKLPQLIELKYNSVGDAVAELGPPDNIREVFVEFQQYLY; encoded by the coding sequence ATGAACGAAGCCGAAACCCGCGCCGAATTAATCGACCCTGCCCTGCGTGACGCGGGCTGGGGCGTGCTGGACGGCAGCCGGGTGCGGCGGGAGGTGATTGCGCCGGGCCGGCTCCAGGGCGCGGGAAAGCGGGCCCGGCCGGATATTGCCGATTATGTGCTGATGTATCAGGGGCAGAAACTGGCGGTGCTCGAGGCCAAGCGCCGGGATCTGCCGGACACCGAGGGGCTTTCACAGGCCAAGCGTTATGCCGAGCTTTTGCAGGCGCGGTTTGCCTTTGCCACCAACGGCGACGGCCTTTACCGGGTAGACATGCACACCGGCGCGGAAGGCTATCTGGATGCCTATCCCACGCCGGATGAGCTCTGGGCGGAAACCTTTGCCGGGTCAAATCTCTGGCGGGAGCGGTTCGGTCAGGTGCCGTTCGAGGACCGGGGCGGCTTCTGGCAGGCGCGGTATTACCAGCACAATGCCATCAACAAGGTCCTGGAAGCCATTGCCGCAGGCCAAGACCGCATCCTGCTGACCCTGGCTACGGGCACCGGCAAAACCGCCATCGCCTTTCAGATCGCGTGGAAACTGTTTCACGCCCGGTGGAGCCTGGCGGCAAGGAAATCCGGTGCGCCCGGCCGCCGGCCGCGGGTGCTGTTTCTGGCGGACCGCAATAACCTGGCCGACCAGGCATTCAACGATTTTTCGGCCTTTGCCGAGGATGCGCTGGTGCGCATTGACCCGGAGATCATCCGCAAAAAAGGCCGGGTGCCCAAAAACGGCAATATCTTTTTTACCATTTTCCAGACCTTTATGACCGGCCGGGATGCGGACGGCCTTCCTTCGCCCAGTTTCGGGGATTATCCGGCGGATTTTTTCGACTTTATCGTGATTGACGAATGCCACCGGGGCGGGGCCAATGACGAGAGCAACTGGCGCGGCATCCTCGAATATTTCAGCCCGGCGGTCCAGCTTGGCCTGACCGCCACGCCCAAGCGGCAGCACAATGTGGACACCTATGCCTACTTTGGCGAGCCGGTGTATGTCTATTCCTTAAAAGACGGCATCAATGACGGCTTTTTAACCCCGTTTAAGGTCAAGCAGATCGCCACCACCCTGGATGACTATGTCTATACCCCGGATGACCAGGTGATCGAAGGCGAAATCGAGTCGGGCCGGCGCTATACCGAGGATGACTTTAACCGCGTGATCGAGATCCGCGAGCGCGAAGGCTACCGGGTGCGCCTTTTTATGGACCAGATCGATCCCCGGGAAAAGACCCTGGTGTTCTGCGCCACCCAGGCGCACGCCCTGGCGGTGCGCGATCTGATCAACCAGTTCAAGGCCAGCCGCGATCCCTGCTACTGCGTGCGGGTGACCGCCAATGATGGCAAGGAGGGCGACCGGTTTCTTGCCATGTTCCGGGACAATGAAAAGACCATCCCCACCATTCTCACCACCTCGCAGAAGCTCTCCACCGGCGTGGATGCCCGGAATGTGCGAAACATCGTGCTCATGCGGCCGGTCAATACCATGATCGAGTTCAAGCAGATCATCGGCCGCGGTACCCGGCTGTTCGAGGGAAAAGACTATTTCACCATCTATGATTTTGTGAAAGCCTATGAGCACTTCAGCGATCCGGAGTGGGACGGCGAGCCGCTGCCGCCCGAGCCGTGCCCGCGCTGCGGAAACATCCCCTGCACCTGCACAAAGGAGCCCCGCGAGCCCTGCCAGGTATGCGGCCAGATTCCGTGCATCTGCGAAAAAGAGCCGCCCGAGCCCTGCCCGGTATGCGGCAAGCGCCCCTGCATCTGCGGGAAAAACCGAAAGGTAAAGGTGAAGCTGGCAGACGGCAAGGAGCGCACCATCCAGCATATATCCGCCACCACCTTCTGGAGCCCGGACGGCAAGCCCATGTCCGCCGCCCAGTTTATCGAGCAGCTATTCGGCGATCTGCCAGAGCTGTTTAAAGACGAAGACGAGCTGCGCGCCCTGTGGAGCCGGCCGGATACCCGCAAGGCCCTGCTCGACGGGCTGGCGGAAAAAGGCTACGGCACGGAGCAGCTCCGTGAGATCGGAAAACTCATCGAGGCCGAAAACTCGGACCTCTATGATGTTTTGGCCTATATTGCATTTGCCCTGCCCCCGGTTACCCGGGCCGAGCGCGTGGAAACCCGCCGGGCGGAAATTTTCAAGGGCCGCGATTACCGGCAGCAGGAATTTTTGAACTTTGTCCTGGGCCACTATGTGGCGCGCGGGGTAGAAGAGCTCGATACCGCCAAGCTGCCGCAATTGATTGAACTCAAATACAATAGCGTCGGCGATGCGGTGGCCGAACTCGGGCCGCCGGATAACATCCGCGAGGTCTTTGTGGAGTTTCAGCAATACTTGTATTGA
- a CDS encoding HigA family addiction module antitoxin, whose translation MPTRSKSQITIDIGRRLPRNRPPTHPGEMLFEEFIKPLGLTQAELARCLGVSYPRLNEIVKGRRSVTPDTALRLSRVLGMSADFWLGLQQDWDLWHAMNSPEANQIYRLKPILRDQHSSA comes from the coding sequence ATGCCTACGAGATCGAAATCACAGATTACCATTGATATTGGGAGGCGGTTGCCTCGAAATCGTCCGCCGACACATCCCGGGGAGATGCTTTTCGAGGAATTCATCAAGCCGCTGGGGCTTACACAAGCAGAACTCGCTCGTTGCCTGGGCGTTTCTTACCCTCGTCTTAACGAAATTGTTAAAGGCAGACGTTCGGTAACTCCGGATACGGCCTTGCGGCTTTCCCGTGTTTTGGGTATGTCCGCAGATTTCTGGCTGGGCTTGCAACAGGATTGGGATCTTTGGCATGCAATGAACAGTCCTGAAGCAAATCAGATTTATCGCCTGAAACCAATTCTCAGAGATCAGCATTCTTCTGCATAA
- a CDS encoding TrkA C-terminal domain-containing protein, translated as MQIKTTDLPGIGKRYSFKTAEDEQITVVLHHNGSREIYHFAKDEEEDPDFTVTLTDEEARQLGTILLGVDYQPVTDDRVELFLKSVRLEWLRVTPESCLANQKIIDTRIRTRTGTTIVGIQRGEKMIGSPDVNELILPGDVLMVIGNREQTKNLDQLCKG; from the coding sequence ATGCAGATCAAGACAACCGACCTGCCGGGGATCGGCAAACGCTATTCCTTCAAAACCGCCGAGGACGAGCAGATAACTGTTGTCCTGCACCACAACGGCAGCCGGGAGATCTATCACTTCGCAAAGGACGAGGAGGAGGACCCGGATTTCACAGTTACGCTCACAGACGAAGAGGCCCGCCAGCTCGGCACCATCCTGCTGGGGGTCGACTATCAGCCGGTAACAGATGACAGGGTCGAGCTGTTTTTAAAGTCAGTGCGCCTGGAATGGCTCCGGGTGACCCCTGAGAGCTGCCTTGCCAATCAGAAGATCATTGACACCCGGATCAGAACCCGGACCGGAACGACCATTGTCGGCATCCAGCGCGGTGAAAAAATGATCGGCAGCCCGGATGTAAACGAGCTTATCCTGCCCGGAGACGTGCTTATGGTCATAGGAAACCGCGAACAGACCAAAAATCTCGACCAGCTCTGCAAAGGTTAG
- a CDS encoding HigA family addiction module antitoxin — protein MQSKKLPPIHPGKILMEDFLAPMGISQYRLAKDISVSPRRINEIVHEKRSITADTALRLGRFFGMTPQFWLNLQNRYDLETTEDLIGKRLNNEVIALQREATNIH, from the coding sequence ATGCAAAGTAAAAAATTACCGCCCATTCATCCCGGCAAGATTCTGATGGAAGATTTTTTGGCTCCCATGGGAATCAGCCAGTATCGCTTGGCCAAAGATATAAGCGTTTCCCCCCGGCGTATAAATGAAATAGTGCATGAGAAACGATCCATTACTGCCGATACCGCACTTCGCCTAGGCCGTTTTTTTGGCATGACTCCTCAATTTTGGCTGAATCTCCAGAATCGTTACGATCTGGAAACCACAGAAGACTTGATAGGAAAACGACTTAATAATGAAGTAATTGCACTTCAGCGGGAAGCAACAAATATTCACTAA
- a CDS encoding BrnT family toxin, whose amino-acid sequence MFEWDKSKAKKNSLKHGINFADTFAVFDDPNAVTLDDNGSNEQRYITIGMDAFGRILVVVYTWRGDNIRIISARKAVRSEVEQYESEI is encoded by the coding sequence ATGTTTGAATGGGATAAATCAAAAGCCAAGAAAAACTCATTAAAACACGGTATTAATTTTGCCGACACTTTCGCGGTTTTTGATGATCCAAACGCTGTAACTCTTGATGATAATGGCTCAAATGAACAGCGTTATATCACCATAGGAATGGATGCTTTTGGCCGCATTTTAGTGGTGGTCTACACATGGCGTGGCGATAATATTCGCATTATTTCAGCACGTAAAGCCGTGCGTAGTGAGGTGGAGCAATATGAAAGCGAAATATGA
- a CDS encoding DUF2283 domain-containing protein: MKVKYFSDTDTAHIEFTEKAVQETKEISENIYIDIDEKGNIVSMTIEHAKDNAGLWEFSYQEMSRQTA, from the coding sequence ATGAAAGTGAAATATTTTTCCGACACCGATACAGCTCACATAGAATTTACAGAAAAGGCGGTCCAGGAGACAAAAGAGATAAGCGAAAATATCTATATAGACATTGATGAAAAGGGCAACATTGTCAGCATGACGATTGAACATGCAAAAGACAATGCTGGGCTTTGGGAATTCTCCTACCAAGAAATGTCCCGTCAAACAGCATAG